In bacterium, one DNA window encodes the following:
- a CDS encoding glycoside hydrolase family 38 C-terminal domain-containing protein — protein MKPFRSLVLGMMLCTLAGSAQSPVDQLCARLEQHALFSVADWKFIPKVTADGMQPGCDDSAWPAIIFNQRLTADSAWMRATYTVPPQIMGQPPRGKLEIALEVDDAGVFFVDGQNKGRFTWNGRFTLGENIASGQRFSLAIKAINTGGPMRLLSARLYYQEMAPYTQTIENYILSLRIGQKLVSGDTYLQVGRTRRDEGIDHSITPAARRATLRQQLDQAASLVDTAALEAGRFVDFNASLQKSRKALQPVAKFAKEFTLVLDANAHIDCAWLWRYPETIQVTRNTFTSVLDMMVARPDFTYTQSQAHLFWWMENLYPDLFARIQSRVQEKRWEIIGGMWVEPDCNLISGESWARQLLYGKAYFRKKFGVDVTTGWNPDSFGYNWNMPQFYREAGIQAFITQKIGWNDTNMFPYRLFWWEGPDGSRLLTYFPYDYTNALTDAYQLADWLRQFDANTGLKRMLVLYGVGDHGGGPTPEMLDQAEYFKKLDIFPTVVYGTAQTYVDWLYSHDLSQLPVWKDELYLEYHRGTATTQAATKKNNRESEILFGEAEQLAAVAALQGQSYPRRDLREGWRGLLFNQFHDILPGSSIHGVYRDAAELYAACKEIGRHTLEQSLDFFAAKAAAPDARNTILVYNPLAWERSDLVTLDLPPSAPENPAVFDARGSELPSQFIPAGEEIPGQQAGSGRYLRRLIFIARNVPAVGYALFTLRPRATAAYATSLKAAEHILESNRYLLEMDDHTGFIKRIYDKSLSREVLRGAGNELQLFKDTPAQWDAWEIALGERYAPAFRSMKVIESGPVRMVLRAEHDFLKPGVVKEMPTPDNPDSYFTQDIILYDSLYRIDFVTQADWWEEHVALKVAFAVNADDTAATFEIPFGTIRRPATRRTDWEKARHEVNMQKWFDLSDPANDYGVTLLNRAKYGGDVRDNIMRLTLLRAPIWPDPLADRGKHRIEYALLPHRGGWREGGSMRQGYEYNYPLLARVVSGGTGELPAALSFASVDAPNVMLHTIKCHEPIDGPDSAADKIWILRLFEFAGKPTDAVIRLPRTVKTACLSNFMEEQGPALTATGDRVRIHLAPNRIATLRVEFE, from the coding sequence ATGAAACCATTCCGCAGCCTTGTGCTCGGCATGATGCTGTGCACTCTCGCCGGTTCGGCCCAATCCCCGGTTGACCAGCTCTGCGCCCGGCTCGAGCAGCACGCTCTGTTTTCTGTAGCAGACTGGAAATTTATTCCAAAAGTGACCGCCGATGGTATGCAGCCCGGCTGCGACGACAGCGCTTGGCCCGCCATCATCTTCAACCAGCGTTTGACGGCCGATTCGGCCTGGATGCGCGCCACTTATACCGTCCCCCCGCAGATCATGGGCCAGCCGCCCCGGGGCAAGCTTGAAATCGCCTTGGAGGTCGATGACGCGGGCGTTTTCTTTGTCGATGGCCAGAACAAGGGACGTTTTACCTGGAACGGCCGATTCACCCTTGGCGAGAATATAGCCTCCGGACAGCGCTTCAGCCTGGCGATCAAGGCGATCAATACCGGCGGCCCGATGCGGCTGCTCTCGGCCCGACTCTACTACCAGGAGATGGCGCCATACACTCAGACGATCGAGAACTATATCCTCAGCCTGCGCATCGGCCAAAAGCTCGTCAGCGGCGACACTTACCTCCAGGTCGGCCGCACCCGCCGCGATGAGGGGATTGACCACAGCATTACACCGGCCGCACGGCGCGCCACTTTACGACAGCAGCTGGATCAGGCCGCAAGCCTGGTCGATACCGCCGCGCTCGAAGCCGGCCGTTTCGTTGATTTTAATGCCTCGTTACAAAAGTCCCGCAAAGCCCTGCAGCCGGTGGCGAAATTCGCCAAGGAGTTTACCCTCGTCCTCGACGCCAACGCTCATATCGACTGCGCCTGGCTCTGGCGCTATCCCGAGACCATCCAGGTGACGCGCAATACCTTTACCTCCGTCCTCGACATGATGGTCGCCCGCCCCGATTTCACCTATACCCAAAGCCAGGCCCACCTCTTCTGGTGGATGGAAAATCTCTATCCCGACCTCTTCGCCCGCATTCAGTCCCGGGTGCAGGAGAAACGCTGGGAGATCATCGGCGGGATGTGGGTCGAGCCCGACTGCAACCTGATCTCCGGCGAATCCTGGGCGCGCCAGCTCCTGTACGGTAAAGCTTATTTCCGCAAGAAATTCGGTGTCGATGTCACCACAGGCTGGAATCCCGACTCCTTCGGCTATAACTGGAATATGCCCCAGTTCTACCGTGAGGCGGGGATCCAAGCTTTTATCACCCAGAAAATCGGCTGGAACGATACCAATATGTTTCCATACCGGCTCTTCTGGTGGGAAGGACCGGATGGCAGCCGCCTGCTCACCTATTTCCCCTACGATTACACCAACGCCCTGACCGATGCCTACCAGCTCGCCGACTGGCTGCGCCAGTTTGACGCCAACACCGGCCTGAAAAGGATGCTCGTCCTCTACGGTGTCGGCGATCACGGCGGGGGACCCACCCCCGAGATGCTGGACCAGGCCGAGTATTTTAAAAAGCTCGATATTTTCCCCACGGTGGTTTATGGCACCGCTCAAACCTACGTCGACTGGTTGTACAGCCATGATCTCAGCCAATTGCCAGTCTGGAAGGACGAGCTCTACCTGGAGTACCACCGCGGCACCGCCACCACACAGGCGGCAACCAAAAAGAACAACCGCGAGAGCGAGATCCTCTTCGGCGAGGCCGAACAGCTCGCTGCGGTCGCCGCCCTTCAGGGGCAAAGCTATCCGCGCCGCGACCTGCGCGAGGGCTGGCGCGGACTCCTCTTCAACCAGTTTCACGATATCCTGCCGGGCTCGAGCATACACGGCGTCTACCGCGATGCGGCGGAACTCTATGCCGCCTGCAAGGAGATCGGCCGGCACACCCTGGAACAGTCGCTCGATTTCTTCGCGGCCAAGGCAGCCGCGCCGGACGCCCGGAACACCATCCTGGTCTATAATCCCCTCGCCTGGGAGCGCAGCGACCTAGTGACCCTGGATCTCCCGCCCTCGGCACCGGAGAATCCAGCGGTCTTTGATGCCCGCGGCAGCGAGCTCCCTTCGCAGTTCATCCCCGCCGGGGAGGAGATCCCCGGCCAGCAGGCCGGCTCCGGACGCTATCTGCGCCGCCTGATCTTCATCGCCCGGAATGTCCCGGCCGTCGGCTACGCCCTCTTCACCCTGCGGCCACGTGCCACCGCCGCTTATGCCACCTCGCTCAAGGCCGCGGAGCACATCCTCGAGAGCAACCGTTATCTCCTCGAAATGGATGATCATACCGGCTTTATCAAGCGAATCTACGACAAGTCCCTGAGCCGCGAGGTGTTGCGCGGAGCTGGCAATGAGCTCCAGCTTTTCAAGGATACCCCTGCGCAATGGGATGCCTGGGAGATCGCCTTGGGCGAGCGCTATGCCCCGGCGTTCCGTAGCATGAAGGTTATCGAGAGCGGGCCGGTGCGCATGGTTTTGCGCGCCGAGCATGATTTTCTCAAGCCCGGGGTGGTCAAGGAGATGCCCACGCCGGATAATCCTGACAGCTATTTCACCCAGGATATCATCCTTTACGACAGCCTCTACCGTATCGATTTCGTCACCCAAGCCGACTGGTGGGAGGAGCACGTCGCCCTCAAGGTGGCTTTTGCCGTCAATGCCGACGATACCGCCGCTACCTTCGAGATTCCCTTCGGTACCATCCGCCGGCCGGCGACGCGCCGCACCGACTGGGAAAAAGCGCGGCATGAGGTCAATATGCAGAAATGGTTTGACCTCTCCGATCCGGCAAATGACTACGGTGTGACCTTGCTTAACCGCGCCAAATACGGTGGTGATGTCAGGGACAATATCATGCGCCTGACCCTGCTGCGCGCGCCGATCTGGCCGGATCCCCTCGCCGATCGCGGCAAGCACCGCATCGAATACGCTCTGCTGCCGCACCGGGGCGGCTGGCGGGAGGGCGGCAGCATGCGCCAGGGCTACGAGTACAATTATCCCCTGCTGGCGCGCGTGGTCTCCGGCGGCACCGGCGAGCTTCCCGCTGCCCTCTCCTTCGCCAGCGTCGACGCCCCGAATGTAATGTTGCATACCATCAAGTGCCATGAGCCGATCGACGGCCCCGATTCGGCGGCGGACAAGATCTGGATTCTGCGCCTGTTTGAATTCGCCGGCAAACCCACAGACGCGGTCATCCGCCTGCCCCGGACAGTTAAAACCGCCTGCCTATCCAATTTTATGGAGGAGCAAGGCCCGGCCTTGACCGCCACCGGTGACAGGGTGCGCATCCATCTCGCGCCGAACCGTATCGCCACGCTGCGCGTGGAGTTTGAATAA
- a CDS encoding DRTGG domain-containing protein: MQLSQIIQELDCRILSGDPGQPLEVSTACISDMLSDVMAKAVKGSLWITSQTHMNVIAICFFKTLAGVILPDDLIPDDTVLAKAREKEILVLSTSATAFDTAGKLYALGLRGK; the protein is encoded by the coding sequence ATGCAGCTCAGCCAGATCATCCAGGAACTGGATTGCAGAATACTCAGCGGCGATCCCGGGCAGCCGCTTGAGGTGAGCACTGCCTGCATCTCAGATATGCTCAGCGATGTGATGGCCAAGGCGGTCAAGGGCTCGCTCTGGATCACCAGCCAGACGCATATGAATGTCATCGCTATCTGCTTTTTTAAAACCCTGGCAGGCGTCATCTTGCCGGACGATCTCATCCCCGACGACACCGTCCTTGCCAAGGCGCGAGAAAAGGAGATCCTTGTGCTCTCCACCTCCGCCACCGCTTTTGATACCGCAGGCAAACTGTATGCCCTCGGCTTGCGCGGCAAATAG
- a CDS encoding response regulator — protein sequence MIQSRDARILVVDDEEIIRIGCQRILQSPNFKVDLAENGRIGWEMIQKSPYDMILVDLMMPEMGGLEVLEKVQGYDDQIITIIITGFATIETAVDAMRKGAYDYLPKPFSPDELRTKIRRGLEKRWLLLEAEALRQERDRNLLELSNEKSRTMTLINCMSEGLIATNRAGKIVLMNPAAQQLLNLNMENSVGLTVEGLLGNPELEKLIAGELERVTRTASMTRAEFAAAEGRFLQANTAPLHDDKGELWGTVTVLVDITEDKKLEQLKSDFVNLVSHELKSPVAAIAGYLNLILDGLTAGHPEKEKEIITRSRDKAESLLLLINDLLEMSRAERHAAAKVMEPVQLGPILEETLQFYQNEATAKSLTVTLEGVEGLPEVVGNRDDLARLFANLISNAIKYTPPQGQVKVSGRHRDGHIEIAVTDTGIGMSKEDLQKIFGEFFRGRNALARKISGTGLGLAICRRIIDDHHGQITVESELDRGSTFSVILPARSGQ from the coding sequence ATGATCCAGAGCCGTGACGCCCGTATTCTGGTCGTGGATGATGAGGAGATCATCCGCATCGGCTGCCAGCGCATCCTGCAAAGCCCCAATTTCAAGGTCGATCTGGCGGAGAATGGCCGCATCGGTTGGGAGATGATCCAGAAGAGCCCCTACGACATGATTTTGGTCGATCTGATGATGCCCGAGATGGGCGGTCTAGAGGTGCTGGAAAAGGTCCAGGGATATGACGATCAGATCATCACCATCATCATCACCGGTTTTGCCACCATCGAGACTGCTGTCGACGCCATGCGCAAAGGGGCCTACGATTACCTCCCCAAGCCTTTCTCGCCGGATGAGCTGCGTACCAAAATCCGGCGTGGCCTGGAGAAACGCTGGCTCCTGCTCGAAGCGGAGGCCTTGAGGCAGGAACGTGACCGCAACCTGCTCGAACTCTCCAATGAAAAGTCCCGCACCATGACCCTAATCAACTGCATGAGTGAAGGACTGATTGCCACCAATCGTGCCGGAAAGATCGTTTTGATGAATCCCGCCGCGCAGCAGCTTCTCAACCTTAACATGGAAAATTCCGTGGGCCTGACCGTGGAGGGCTTGCTGGGGAATCCGGAACTGGAAAAGCTCATAGCCGGCGAACTGGAAAGGGTGACCCGCACCGCCTCCATGACCCGCGCCGAATTCGCTGCCGCCGAAGGACGTTTCCTGCAAGCCAATACCGCCCCCCTGCACGATGACAAGGGCGAACTCTGGGGCACGGTGACCGTGCTGGTCGACATTACCGAAGATAAAAAACTGGAGCAGCTCAAGAGCGATTTCGTCAACCTGGTCAGCCACGAGCTCAAGTCCCCGGTGGCGGCCATCGCTGGTTACCTCAATCTCATCCTCGACGGCCTCACCGCCGGCCATCCGGAGAAGGAGAAAGAGATTATTACGCGCTCACGCGACAAAGCCGAGAGCCTGCTGCTGCTGATCAATGACCTTTTGGAGATGTCGCGGGCCGAGCGCCACGCCGCCGCCAAGGTCATGGAACCGGTTCAGCTTGGCCCCATTCTGGAGGAGACCCTGCAGTTCTATCAGAATGAGGCCACAGCGAAATCACTAACGGTCACTCTTGAGGGCGTGGAGGGGCTGCCGGAGGTGGTCGGTAATCGGGATGACCTGGCGCGGCTTTTCGCCAATCTCATCAGCAACGCCATCAAGTATACACCGCCGCAGGGACAGGTCAAGGTGTCCGGGCGCCACCGAGACGGCCATATCGAGATCGCGGTCACCGATACCGGCATCGGCATGTCCAAAGAGGATTTGCAAAAGATCTTTGGCGAGTTTTTCCGCGGCCGAAACGCTCTGGCGCGCAAGATCTCCGGCACCGGCCTTGGATTGGCCATCTGCCGGCGGATTATCGATGACCATCACGGACAGATCACCGTCGAGAGTGAACTCGACAGAGGCTCCACGTTTAGCGTCATCCTGCCGGCGCGATCCGGTCAGTAG
- a CDS encoding ferritin family protein, translating to MANLFLAHEIITMNITEEHNGAAFYAALAQSAESPALRNTAAAIAQQEKVHEERFARLAETLEPPAAAESYAGEYEAYIEQLWQHKMFSDEQDAIDTAANFDDLTAVEFAMQTEEATLALLRQLIQHVDPKEQQVVQETITEEEGHIDQLRLVLHQLRT from the coding sequence ATGGCCAATCTTTTCCTTGCCCATGAAATCATCACCATGAATATAACTGAGGAGCACAACGGCGCCGCCTTCTATGCCGCGCTTGCCCAGAGTGCCGAAAGCCCGGCCCTGCGCAACACCGCCGCGGCCATCGCTCAGCAGGAAAAAGTACACGAAGAGCGCTTTGCCCGCCTCGCCGAAACCCTCGAACCGCCGGCGGCGGCCGAAAGCTACGCCGGAGAATATGAAGCCTATATCGAACAGCTCTGGCAGCACAAGATGTTCAGCGACGAGCAGGACGCGATCGATACCGCGGCTAACTTTGATGATCTGACTGCGGTCGAGTTCGCCATGCAGACCGAAGAAGCCACCCTGGCCTTGCTACGCCAGCTCATCCAGCACGTCGATCCGAAGGAGCAACAGGTGGTGCAGGAGACCATCACCGAGGAAGAAGGCCATATTGACCAGCTCCGTCTCGTGCTCCACCAGCTGCGGACCTGA
- a CDS encoding GDSL-type esterase/lipase family protein, with protein MHFCKRIIATLLLGATLLFGQDLLLQDQEVVVTLGNSITELGENPAGYVNLMRKSLAVLYPERRIYLVNAGISGHKSTDMAERFQRDVLDFKPAWVTISVGVNDVWHGFLARERGWTQLSAVPLAVYKEKVVEMVRRAQAQNIKVALFTTTVIKENLDSPENRALVPYNQALREIAKKEKCLLVDQDAAFRRVLQPLQKPGMSDRGILTYDGVHMLPAGDGLMARTALLAFGVSAIRLDQGKGLIEPAVRSEQEALKQSLARYAETNAEAGLPRPAEKRVVFYGSSSVDNWNLAQDFPGVPILNRGIGGESTHQFWLRYRQDVAQLKPAAMILFCGSLNDLWPDKRMNLDESRANIARLCRMAASQNIQVAVGAIMPVNDYLSGKEAALATHPIGQIQALNRWIQMLCEREGYQYLDFYTTVADSTGKLRRELSDDGMHCNAAGYTLWKPLVATTLKSWQITPKPGEL; from the coding sequence ATGCACTTCTGCAAAAGAATCATCGCAACCCTGCTGCTGGGTGCCACCCTCCTCTTCGGTCAGGATCTGCTCCTGCAGGACCAGGAGGTCGTCGTGACCCTGGGCAACAGCATCACCGAACTGGGCGAGAATCCCGCCGGGTATGTGAATCTGATGCGCAAGAGCCTGGCCGTGCTCTATCCCGAGCGCCGGATCTACCTGGTCAACGCCGGCATCAGCGGCCATAAATCGACGGATATGGCGGAGCGCTTTCAGCGCGATGTCCTCGATTTCAAACCCGCCTGGGTGACCATCAGCGTCGGCGTCAACGATGTCTGGCATGGCTTTCTGGCCAGGGAGCGGGGTTGGACCCAGCTTTCCGCTGTTCCACTGGCGGTGTACAAGGAGAAGGTGGTGGAGATGGTGCGGCGCGCCCAGGCGCAAAACATCAAGGTCGCCCTCTTCACCACCACGGTGATCAAGGAAAACCTCGATTCGCCAGAAAACCGCGCACTTGTCCCTTACAATCAGGCTTTGCGGGAGATCGCCAAAAAAGAAAAGTGCCTGCTCGTCGATCAGGATGCCGCATTCCGCAGGGTACTCCAGCCCCTGCAGAAACCGGGAATGAGTGACCGCGGCATCCTGACCTATGATGGCGTCCATATGCTCCCCGCCGGGGATGGGCTCATGGCCCGAACCGCCCTGCTGGCTTTCGGCGTGTCCGCCATCCGCCTCGATCAGGGCAAGGGGCTGATCGAACCGGCCGTGAGGTCCGAACAAGAAGCCCTCAAACAATCCCTCGCTCGCTATGCGGAGACCAATGCCGAGGCCGGACTGCCGCGGCCGGCGGAAAAGCGGGTGGTGTTTTACGGTTCCTCCTCGGTCGATAACTGGAATCTGGCCCAGGATTTCCCGGGTGTGCCTATCCTCAACCGCGGCATCGGCGGCGAGAGCACCCATCAATTCTGGCTGCGATACCGCCAGGATGTGGCCCAGCTCAAACCGGCTGCCATGATCCTCTTTTGTGGCAGCCTCAACGACCTCTGGCCGGACAAGCGGATGAACCTGGACGAGAGCCGCGCCAATATCGCCCGCCTTTGCCGCATGGCGGCCTCCCAGAACATTCAGGTCGCGGTCGGCGCGATCATGCCGGTCAATGATTACCTCTCCGGCAAGGAAGCCGCCTTGGCCACCCACCCCATCGGGCAAATCCAGGCGCTCAACCGCTGGATTCAAATGCTCTGCGAAAGGGAGGGGTACCAGTATCTTGATTTCTACACCACCGTGGCGGACAGCACCGGCAAGCTGCGCCGGGAACTGAGCGACGACGGCATGCACTGTAATGCCGCGGGTTACACCCTGTGGAAGCCCCTGGTGGCGACCACGCTCAAGAGCTGGCAAATCACCCCTAAACCTGGAGAACTATGA
- a CDS encoding MFS transporter translates to MKSKFPATFWTANTVELFERGAYYAVASFVVIYLNETLGMAPTKSTFLNGTLLWGLIYFLPILSGTLADRFGFKKSLVLAFLLISLGYLTMGSLQRTWPALIGGDPSRIDYTLPAVAGILLIGIGGSIVKPCISGTVQKTSGSNTTFGFAIFYMVINIGSMLGRTVSYFVRTHYGIPAIFSSVATTFALIGLLIVLFIYREPLYQQPQAASAVQKPKSAGEALKEMVIVLGKLRFVFFLVVISFFWFIYVQIYNLIPLYLRFIDKEAPVELYTLMNPVMIVCFQLLLTRFSKAWSPLKSIMAGVGVTVVGMLLNIIPSLTSGGALQPIAIGSFAMPLAGLFILISIASMAVGEMFASPRIYQYIGAIAPRGQEGLYLGYANLPMALGTIVGAPLGGYLFESLIRNPADQGLATRAPLMWTVVALMGIVCMAGLWLYDRIMLKK, encoded by the coding sequence ATGAAAAGCAAATTCCCGGCGACATTCTGGACCGCCAATACCGTCGAACTCTTTGAACGCGGCGCCTACTACGCCGTGGCCTCGTTCGTTGTCATCTATCTCAACGAAACCCTGGGCATGGCCCCGACCAAATCGACCTTTCTCAACGGTACCCTGCTCTGGGGATTGATCTATTTTCTGCCGATTCTCAGCGGCACGCTCGCTGACCGCTTCGGCTTTAAAAAATCCCTGGTGCTTGCTTTCCTGCTGATATCCTTGGGCTACCTGACCATGGGCTCTCTACAAAGAACTTGGCCGGCGTTGATTGGCGGCGACCCGAGCCGGATCGATTATACCCTGCCGGCTGTGGCTGGCATCCTCCTGATCGGCATCGGCGGCAGCATCGTCAAACCCTGCATCTCCGGTACGGTGCAAAAAACCTCTGGCAGCAATACCACCTTTGGCTTTGCCATTTTTTACATGGTGATCAACATCGGCTCAATGCTCGGCCGCACGGTTTCCTACTTCGTGCGCACCCATTATGGCATACCGGCTATCTTTTCCTCAGTGGCCACCACCTTTGCGCTCATCGGCCTGCTGATCGTCCTCTTTATTTACCGCGAGCCGTTGTATCAGCAGCCCCAGGCGGCTTCCGCGGTTCAAAAACCCAAAAGCGCCGGCGAAGCCCTCAAGGAGATGGTCATCGTCCTGGGCAAACTGCGTTTTGTATTTTTTCTCGTCGTCATCAGCTTTTTCTGGTTCATTTATGTCCAGATCTATAATCTGATCCCGCTTTATCTGCGCTTTATCGACAAGGAGGCTCCGGTCGAGCTCTACACCCTGATGAATCCGGTGATGATCGTCTGCTTTCAGCTGTTGTTGACGCGATTCTCCAAAGCCTGGAGCCCACTCAAGTCGATCATGGCGGGTGTCGGTGTCACCGTCGTCGGCATGCTGCTCAATATCATTCCGAGCCTGACGAGCGGCGGTGCCCTGCAGCCCATAGCGATCGGCTCGTTTGCAATGCCACTGGCTGGCCTCTTCATTCTCATCTCCATTGCTTCGATGGCCGTCGGCGAAATGTTCGCCTCGCCGCGTATCTACCAGTATATCGGTGCCATTGCCCCGAGAGGGCAGGAGGGACTCTACCTAGGATACGCCAACCTTCCTATGGCTCTGGGGACTATCGTTGGCGCCCCGCTGGGCGGCTATCTGTTTGAATCTCTGATCAGGAATCCCGCCGACCAGGGGCTGGCCACCCGCGCTCCGCTGATGTGGACCGTTGTGGCCTTGATGGGGATCGTCTGCATGGCCGGTCTATGGTTGTATGATCGCATTATGTTAAAGAAATAG